From one Heterodontus francisci isolate sHetFra1 chromosome 17, sHetFra1.hap1, whole genome shotgun sequence genomic stretch:
- the pop4 gene encoding ribonuclease P protein subunit p29, which produces MTGSLSLLWGGRELLTPKIAVAFNTHLIPFSDGNLNRLNKTTLKDIVYRTISVKETDHLDIQPQGSKQAEAFVNAFLKHSLPRLDAEQIQTHLNRKAVILQHFLKKRKKQKRRKTKCLSAKERRELRIFELKPEQQKYDLFLPLHELWKQYIRDLCNGLKPDMQTQMIQTKLLKADFHGAIVTVVKSKCPSYVGVTGIILQEMKHIFKIITEENKLKVIPKQNSIFSVEIDGFVSYIYGSKFQLRSSERSAKKFKGKGSIDL; this is translated from the exons ATGACAGGGTCTCTGTCGCTGCTTTGGGGAGGGCGGGAGTTACTGACCCCAAAAATAGCTGTCGCTTTCAATACACACCTTATCCCGTTCTCAGATGGAAATTTGAACAGGCTCAataaaactacattaaaag ATATTGTTTACAGAACAATTTCTGTGAAAGAGACAGACCACTTGGACATTCAG CCTCAGGGATCTaaacaggctgaagcatttgtcaaTGCCTTTCTCAAGCACAGTTTACCACGGTTGGATGCTGAGCAGATTCAGACACACCTGAACAGAAAAGCTGTTATTCTCCAGCATTTCTTAAAGAAGCGCAAGAAACAGAAAAGGAGAAAAACAAAGTGTCTGTCTGCAAAAGAGAGGCGGGAATTGAGAATATTTGAGCTCAAACCAGAACAACAAAA ATATGACTTGTTTCTCCCTTTACATGAGCTGTGGAAGCAATACATTCGAGACTTGTGTAATGGTTTGAAACCTGACAT GCAGACACAGATGATCCAGACCAAACTGCTGAAGGCAGACTTTCATGGAGCCATTGTGACAG TGGTGAAGTCCAAATGTCCCTCCTATGTGGGGGTCACAGGAATTATTCTGCAGGAAATGAAACACATATTCAAGATTATCACTGAGGAAAATAAGCTTAAAG TTATTCCCAAGCAAAATAGTATCTTCAGTGTGGAAATCGATGGCTTTGTTTCCTATATCTATGGCAGCAAGTTTCAGCTGAGATCAAGTGAACGTTCTGCTAAAAAATTTAAAGGGAAAGGAAGCATAGACCTTTAA